A genomic stretch from Candidatus Zixiibacteriota bacterium includes:
- a CDS encoding transglycosylase SLT domain-containing protein — MSKRFVRTHWLLISAVLALAPVRARAETAPAEPLPLLPGLETPVEFWKRIFGEFSVTQLVLFDPLDMSVIYDVVEVGDENLSQREIDAHRRRVAAERNVDPDRVKAQRGIKERTAAGLRRAGRYLGQIQEIFRERGLPVELSYLPLVESSFDINARSRAGALGMWQFMRRTGRQFLRIDCCIDERKDPLESTRAAAELLARNYQVLGNWPLAITAYNYGTAGMARAVAEVESDNLVELIERYTHPNWGYPSKNFYAEFLAAVEIARNVERYFPGLDPDPPLAVREVEVRNRTSLATLIRSTGLSRSQFFEWNPALSSSTRTVPAGYRLKLPADRRTEPVVEVRYRPADEPVIRHRVKPGETLSRIARRYRTPVEKILEANGIRKTSLLRAGTTLLIPKL, encoded by the coding sequence ATGTCGAAACGTTTCGTGCGAACTCATTGGCTTTTGATTTCGGCCGTGCTGGCGCTGGCCCCGGTTCGCGCCCGGGCCGAGACCGCGCCGGCCGAGCCCCTTCCGCTGCTCCCCGGACTGGAAACCCCGGTGGAGTTCTGGAAGCGGATCTTCGGCGAGTTCAGCGTGACGCAGCTGGTTCTCTTCGATCCGCTCGACATGAGCGTGATCTACGATGTCGTTGAGGTCGGCGACGAGAACCTTTCGCAGCGCGAAATCGACGCGCACCGCCGCCGGGTCGCCGCCGAACGTAACGTCGATCCCGACCGCGTCAAGGCGCAGCGCGGCATCAAGGAACGCACCGCTGCGGGCTTGAGGCGCGCCGGACGCTACCTCGGGCAGATCCAGGAGATCTTCCGCGAGCGGGGCCTGCCGGTGGAGTTGAGCTATCTTCCCCTCGTCGAATCGTCCTTCGACATCAACGCGCGCTCCCGCGCCGGGGCGTTGGGAATGTGGCAGTTCATGCGCCGCACCGGCAGACAATTCCTCCGCATCGACTGCTGCATCGACGAGCGCAAAGACCCGCTGGAGTCGACGCGTGCGGCCGCCGAGCTGCTCGCCCGGAACTATCAGGTGCTGGGAAACTGGCCGCTGGCGATCACCGCCTACAACTACGGCACCGCAGGAATGGCTCGGGCGGTCGCCGAAGTCGAGTCCGACAACCTGGTGGAGCTGATCGAGAGGTACACGCACCCGAACTGGGGATACCCGTCGAAGAATTTCTATGCGGAATTCCTGGCCGCGGTCGAGATCGCCAGGAACGTCGAACGCTACTTCCCCGGGCTCGATCCCGATCCGCCGCTCGCCGTCCGCGAAGTGGAGGTGAGGAATCGGACGTCGCTGGCCACCCTGATTCGTTCCACCGGGCTCAGCCGAAGCCAGTTTTTCGAGTGGAATCCGGCGCTGAGCTCATCCACCCGGACCGTCCCGGCAGGTTACCGCCTCAAGCTTCCCGCGGACCGCCGCACCGAGCCGGTCGTCGAGGTCCGGTATCGGCCGGCGGACGAACCGGTCATCCGGCATCGGGTGAAACCGGGAGAAACCCTGAGCCGGATCGCGCGCCGCTACCGCACCCCGGTCGAGAAGATCCTGGAGGCCAACGGCATCCGCAAGACGAGCCTTCTGCGCGCTGGAACCACGCTGCTCATTCCGAAGCTTTGA
- a CDS encoding ABC transporter substrate-binding protein produces the protein MRRENTQRKEAGAARRLAFALTVAWQLTGAGASLGQPLQVVNVAIPAKSFQMVIYPLARERGFMKEEGIDLRVIYIAPTTSIQALLGGDVQFTGAGSSALVSIARGNAPLKVVLATNDRVLQWLLTRPEIGAPRDLKDRRIATTGIAAIATFMLRRILSKHGLDGNRDVIYLDPGAGNQLTALLAGAMDAAVLSVEQRYIGLDKGMKEMFFFGNEVKNSWGTLATTDRLIKENPGLVRAFTRGALKALRYLRHHREGTVNALVKFSGVSRAQAVRVYDDLIGTFTRNGVVDEETQKNDLEIIRQVVNAHTALSPSRAYDFGFAVEADRQLDKEGWKP, from the coding sequence ATGAGAAGAGAGAACACGCAGCGAAAAGAGGCGGGCGCCGCCCGCCGCCTGGCCTTTGCCCTGACCGTCGCGTGGCAGCTGACCGGCGCCGGGGCGAGCCTCGGCCAGCCGCTCCAGGTCGTCAACGTGGCGATCCCGGCCAAGAGCTTTCAGATGGTGATTTATCCTCTCGCCCGGGAGCGCGGCTTCATGAAGGAAGAAGGGATTGACCTCCGGGTGATCTACATCGCGCCGACCACCAGCATCCAGGCGCTGCTCGGGGGCGACGTCCAATTCACCGGCGCGGGCTCGAGCGCGCTGGTGAGCATCGCACGCGGCAACGCGCCGCTCAAGGTGGTGCTGGCGACCAACGACCGGGTGCTTCAGTGGCTTCTCACCCGGCCCGAAATCGGCGCGCCGAGGGATCTCAAGGACAGGCGGATCGCGACGACCGGAATCGCGGCGATCGCGACGTTCATGCTGCGACGGATCCTGAGCAAGCACGGTCTCGACGGCAATCGGGACGTGATCTACCTCGACCCGGGGGCGGGAAACCAGCTCACGGCGCTGCTCGCGGGCGCGATGGACGCGGCGGTGCTGAGCGTCGAGCAGCGCTACATCGGGCTCGACAAGGGGATGAAGGAGATGTTTTTCTTCGGCAACGAGGTCAAGAACTCCTGGGGAACGCTGGCGACGACCGACCGGCTGATCAAGGAAAACCCCGGGCTCGTGCGCGCGTTCACGCGCGGGGCGCTCAAGGCCCTGCGCTATCTCCGCCATCACCGGGAAGGAACCGTAAACGCGCTCGTGAAGTTCTCCGGCGTGTCGCGGGCGCAGGCGGTCCGGGTTTACGACGACCTGATCGGCACGTTTACGCGCAACGGGGTCGTCGACGAAGAGACCCAGAAAAACGACCTCGAGATCATCCGCCAGGTGGTCAACGCCCACACGGCGCTTTCCCCCTCCCGGGCCTATGACTTCGGCTTCGCGGTGGAAGCCGACCGGCAGCTCGACAAAGAGGGCTGGAAGCCGTGA
- a CDS encoding iron-containing redox enzyme family protein yields MSSEEPTMDGHAVVRSVIEEIVQPGIHRLMESRYFTELRAGTLSVRRIQGWSIQHYLHNRAILRAFALGMVKNAHDPDLFDYYGYQLVEERTHPDLAKKVGLALGLKEEDFAEATQIFECQIHSARTVYNTLLGAGPLSRASALVSESMVCRYSEEFNTYLRRNYGLGDDALEFFTVHMVADKEHTARSAERIARAIETARDERLVRESAQAMVRIKLGKFDGIYREYG; encoded by the coding sequence GTGAGCAGCGAGGAGCCGACCATGGACGGCCACGCCGTCGTTCGTTCCGTTATCGAGGAGATCGTCCAGCCGGGAATTCATCGGCTCATGGAAAGCCGCTACTTCACCGAGCTTCGCGCAGGGACGCTTTCGGTCCGGCGCATCCAGGGCTGGTCCATCCAGCACTACCTGCACAACCGGGCGATTCTCAGGGCCTTCGCCCTGGGGATGGTGAAAAACGCTCACGATCCGGACCTGTTCGATTACTACGGTTACCAGCTCGTCGAGGAGCGAACGCACCCCGATCTGGCGAAGAAGGTCGGGCTGGCGCTCGGGCTGAAAGAAGAGGACTTCGCCGAAGCCACGCAGATCTTCGAGTGCCAGATCCACTCGGCGCGCACGGTTTACAACACGCTGCTCGGCGCCGGTCCGCTCAGCCGGGCGTCCGCCCTCGTCAGCGAATCGATGGTCTGCCGCTACTCCGAGGAGTTCAACACCTACCTGCGGCGGAACTACGGCCTCGGCGACGACGCGCTCGAGTTCTTCACCGTCCACATGGTCGCCGACAAGGAGCACACGGCGCGCTCCGCCGAGCGCATCGCGCGCGCCATCGAGACCGCCCGGGACGAGCGGCTGGTTCGGGAGAGCGCGCAAGCGATGGTCCGGATCAAGCTCGGCAAGTTCGACGGCATCTACCGGGAGTACGGCTGA
- a CDS encoding DoxX family protein, translating into MDGASAILIAEAALRLVLGWRFLVSGLSNVRRWPNPVRTASLVFPRGATFFGAAATFLMLAGGLGVAAGFQTRISAAMLVVFLLPTFNVHYYWLKVLPAMAPAVANTLTDEKARDTFRVFHRQSYHAHEVGIRDNLVLLAAALYFALRGSAAYGLDNALPQWVFRFP; encoded by the coding sequence TTGGACGGGGCGAGCGCGATTTTGATCGCCGAGGCGGCGTTGCGGCTGGTCTTGGGCTGGCGGTTTCTCGTCAGCGGGCTGAGCAACGTTCGTCGCTGGCCCAACCCCGTGCGCACGGCAAGCCTGGTGTTCCCGCGAGGGGCGACGTTTTTCGGCGCTGCGGCGACGTTCCTCATGCTGGCCGGGGGGCTCGGGGTAGCCGCGGGGTTCCAAACCCGGATCTCGGCGGCCATGCTCGTTGTTTTTCTCCTGCCGACGTTCAACGTGCACTACTACTGGCTCAAAGTTTTACCGGCAATGGCGCCTGCCGTCGCCAATACTCTCACCGATGAAAAAGCGCGGGACACCTTCCGGGTTTTCCACCGTCAATCCTACCATGCGCACGAGGTGGGGATTCGGGACAACCTCGTCTTGCTGGCGGCGGCGCTCTATTTTGCGTTGCGGGGCTCGGCGGCTTACGGACTGGACAATGCCCTGCCGCAATGGGTTTTTCGGTTTCCCTAG
- a CDS encoding FAD-binding oxidoreductase, whose amino-acid sequence MSAADRLAQRLESELGRDAVKLDAQAAERYAVAGKAPRVVCFPSSAEQVASILRLSSEAEAAVVPWGGGTAMRVGNPPRRCDLVLCLGCLDRVVEHDPANLTVIVECGITLRRLQESLAPHRQFFAVDPPRPGDTTIGGIVAANLNGPRRASHGAVRDLVIGLKAALPSGERIKAGGKVVKNVAGYDMCKLFTGSFGTLGVLTEATLRLAPAPESAATFLASGSFDRVVALAAELSGSFLLPAAVALLSPRALPVSPEVPTVAVWCEGFAAAVARHLRDLGSMAKRSALSSEVLEDEGHRRFWTAVGDFPLGNDGAVYRLTVPLSAVGTVVKTLTAPTGPAAPRVVAHADSGTIWVAPDEKEPAASFDSLAGLALSHRGHAMLFSRPPGLPAGLDSWRAPPDNLALMREIKRQFDPAGLLNPGRFVAGI is encoded by the coding sequence ATGAGCGCCGCCGACCGGCTCGCGCAACGCCTCGAATCGGAGCTCGGCCGCGACGCGGTGAAGCTCGACGCGCAAGCCGCAGAGCGCTACGCGGTCGCGGGCAAGGCGCCCCGCGTGGTTTGCTTTCCCTCGTCCGCGGAGCAGGTAGCCTCGATACTGCGCCTCAGCTCGGAAGCCGAGGCCGCCGTCGTACCGTGGGGCGGGGGGACGGCCATGCGGGTCGGCAACCCGCCGAGGCGCTGCGACCTCGTCCTTTGCCTCGGCTGCCTCGACCGCGTCGTCGAGCACGATCCCGCCAACCTGACCGTCATCGTTGAGTGCGGGATTACGCTTCGAAGGCTGCAGGAATCCCTGGCGCCGCACCGCCAGTTCTTCGCCGTCGACCCGCCACGCCCCGGCGACACGACGATCGGCGGGATCGTTGCAGCCAACCTGAACGGGCCGAGGCGGGCGTCACACGGGGCGGTGCGTGATCTCGTGATCGGCCTCAAGGCCGCGCTGCCGAGCGGGGAGCGAATCAAGGCGGGAGGAAAGGTCGTCAAGAACGTCGCCGGTTACGACATGTGCAAGCTCTTTACGGGCTCCTTCGGCACGCTCGGAGTCTTGACGGAGGCGACGCTGCGGCTGGCGCCCGCCCCCGAATCGGCCGCCACGTTCCTCGCTTCCGGCTCCTTCGACCGCGTGGTCGCCCTCGCCGCGGAGCTCTCCGGTTCCTTCCTGCTTCCTGCGGCGGTCGCGCTTCTCAGCCCCCGGGCGCTGCCAGTATCACCGGAGGTGCCCACCGTGGCGGTCTGGTGCGAGGGCTTTGCCGCGGCGGTAGCTCGACATTTGCGGGATCTCGGATCGATGGCGAAGCGCAGCGCGCTCTCCAGCGAGGTTCTCGAAGACGAGGGCCACCGGCGTTTTTGGACGGCGGTCGGGGACTTTCCGCTGGGCAACGACGGGGCGGTTTACAGATTGACCGTGCCCCTGAGCGCCGTCGGCACGGTGGTGAAGACTCTTACCGCGCCGACCGGCCCGGCGGCCCCCAGGGTCGTGGCGCACGCCGACAGCGGCACGATCTGGGTCGCTCCGGATGAGAAGGAGCCTGCCGCTTCCTTCGACAGCCTCGCGGGCCTGGCGCTCTCTCATCGCGGCCATGCCATGCTCTTTTCCCGACCTCCGGGCCTGCCCGCCGGCCTCGATTCCTGGAGAGCGCCGCCGGACAATCTGGCCCTGATGCGCGAGATCAAGCGGCAGTTCGACCCTGCGGGTCTGCTGAACCCGGGACGTTTCGTGGCAGGAATCTGA
- a CDS encoding amidohydrolase family protein, with amino-acid sequence MAGVVDADTHIAESEAMWGMMDGEMRSRRPILLTVPDDTVYGARNAFWLIDGNIFPKPAGKGSFRLITPSASKLEMSRGDIHLACREMTDVRGRLGDMDRLGVEIQVVYPTLFLIYLTDDPALEVALCRAYNRFLAKACARSGSRMRWVVVPPLKSLEEAIDELKWGKDNGAVGVFFRGIEGSWTLDHPYLFPLYAAANDLELPICIHTGAGCPAFLSLFDVERNHTFGHSRIQPLLAFRDIVANGIPERFPRLKFGFIEASAGWVPFLLHVLKRLLKAKWKFSSDPDLFREYRIFVACEADEDVNYIANFTGEDHLIIGSDYGHQDPSEERQLVAAMRAREDIPRALTDKILTSNPRRFYPLH; translated from the coding sequence ATGGCAGGCGTCGTCGATGCCGATACCCATATAGCGGAATCCGAGGCGATGTGGGGCATGATGGACGGGGAGATGCGTTCCCGGCGCCCGATCCTGCTCACGGTCCCCGACGACACCGTGTACGGCGCGCGCAACGCGTTCTGGCTGATCGACGGGAACATCTTCCCCAAGCCCGCCGGCAAGGGAAGCTTTCGTCTGATCACGCCTTCGGCGAGCAAGCTCGAGATGTCGCGGGGCGACATTCATCTCGCCTGCCGGGAGATGACCGACGTCCGCGGCCGGCTCGGCGACATGGACAGGCTCGGCGTCGAGATCCAGGTGGTCTATCCGACGCTCTTTCTCATCTATCTCACCGACGATCCCGCTCTCGAGGTAGCGCTGTGCCGCGCCTATAACCGCTTCCTGGCGAAGGCCTGCGCCCGGTCGGGCTCGCGGATGCGCTGGGTCGTGGTCCCGCCGCTCAAATCGCTCGAGGAGGCGATCGACGAGCTCAAGTGGGGCAAGGACAACGGCGCCGTGGGGGTGTTCTTCCGCGGGATCGAAGGCTCCTGGACCCTCGATCACCCCTATCTTTTTCCGCTGTACGCGGCGGCGAACGACCTCGAGCTGCCGATTTGCATTCACACCGGAGCCGGGTGCCCCGCTTTTCTCAGCCTCTTCGACGTCGAGCGCAACCATACGTTCGGCCACAGCCGGATTCAGCCGCTGCTCGCCTTCCGCGACATAGTGGCCAATGGAATTCCGGAGCGGTTCCCGCGGCTCAAGTTCGGTTTCATCGAGGCGTCGGCCGGCTGGGTGCCTTTTCTGCTGCACGTCCTCAAGAGGCTGCTGAAAGCGAAGTGGAAGTTCTCGTCGGATCCGGATCTGTTCCGGGAGTACCGGATCTTCGTCGCTTGCGAGGCCGATGAGGACGTGAACTACATCGCCAACTTCACCGGTGAGGATCACCTGATCATCGGCTCCGATTACGGCCATCAGGATCCCTCCGAAGAGCGGCAGCTCGTGGCGGCGATGCGGGCGCGGGAGGACATCCCCCGGGCGCTCACCGACAAGATCCTGACGAGCAACCCCAGGCGGTTTTACCCGCTGCACTGA
- a CDS encoding FAD-linked oxidase C-terminal domain-containing protein: MTAPASLVSGLAGIVGPEHVLVDPADVLVYEQDGSIFQVQPEVVVLPGNVEEVSAIVRLARKQDVPIVPRGSGTGLAGGAVAAEGGIVLSLARLDRILRIDLADRLAIVEPGVINADVTRAVARDGFFFAPDPSSQAACSIGGNIANNSGGPHTLAYGVTTNHVLGLEVVLEDGRVTWLGGETPDVPGYDLRGVFVGSEGTMGIVTKAAVRLMKSREAVRTLLAIFDRMEAATRAVVEITAAGIIPAALEMMDRTTIEAVEAGSPSGLPRDAEAVLVVEVEGVREHAEHTLDLARAVCERSGARETRVADDEAERARIWKARKGAFGAMGTLAPNYYVQDGVVPRSRLPEMMRRVAEISSRHGLRIANVFHAGDGNLHPNVLFDIRVPGQLERVIEAGAAILRACVELGGSITGEHGIGLEKKAYIGLLFDERDLEAMARVRRAFDPSFRFNPAKLFPTPATCGEVRRQPATIPAGLWI, translated from the coding sequence ATGACCGCACCCGCCTCGCTCGTTTCCGGGCTCGCCGGAATCGTCGGACCGGAGCACGTTCTGGTGGACCCGGCCGACGTGCTGGTTTACGAACAGGACGGCTCCATCTTTCAGGTCCAGCCCGAGGTCGTCGTGCTGCCGGGAAACGTCGAGGAAGTCTCGGCGATCGTCCGCCTGGCGCGCAAGCAAGATGTGCCGATCGTTCCGCGCGGCTCGGGAACCGGCCTTGCCGGAGGCGCCGTCGCGGCCGAGGGCGGCATCGTGCTCTCGCTCGCGCGCCTGGACAGGATCCTCAGGATCGACCTCGCCGACCGCCTGGCCATCGTCGAACCGGGAGTCATCAACGCCGATGTCACGCGCGCCGTGGCCCGGGACGGCTTCTTCTTCGCTCCCGACCCGAGCAGCCAGGCCGCCTGCTCGATCGGCGGCAACATCGCCAACAACTCCGGCGGACCGCACACCCTGGCCTACGGAGTCACCACGAACCATGTCCTGGGCCTCGAGGTCGTCCTGGAGGACGGACGGGTCACCTGGCTCGGAGGCGAAACTCCCGATGTGCCGGGCTATGATCTCCGCGGCGTATTCGTGGGCTCCGAAGGGACGATGGGGATCGTTACCAAGGCGGCCGTGAGGTTGATGAAGAGCCGGGAGGCCGTGCGCACGCTGCTGGCGATTTTCGATCGCATGGAAGCCGCGACCCGTGCGGTGGTGGAGATCACGGCGGCCGGGATCATTCCCGCGGCGCTCGAAATGATGGACCGGACCACGATCGAGGCGGTCGAGGCCGGGTCGCCATCCGGCTTGCCGCGCGACGCCGAGGCGGTCCTGGTCGTCGAAGTCGAAGGGGTGCGGGAGCACGCGGAGCACACGTTGGACCTCGCTCGGGCCGTGTGCGAGCGAAGCGGCGCGCGTGAAACCAGGGTCGCCGACGACGAGGCTGAAAGGGCGCGGATCTGGAAAGCCAGAAAGGGAGCGTTCGGCGCCATGGGAACGCTCGCCCCCAACTACTACGTCCAGGACGGCGTGGTGCCGCGCAGCCGGCTGCCGGAGATGATGCGGCGCGTCGCGGAGATCAGCAGCCGCCACGGATTGCGCATCGCGAACGTCTTCCACGCGGGCGACGGGAACCTCCATCCCAACGTTCTCTTCGACATCCGCGTCCCGGGACAACTGGAGCGCGTGATCGAGGCCGGAGCCGCGATCCTCCGCGCCTGCGTCGAGCTGGGCGGCAGCATCACCGGCGAGCACGGCATCGGCCTCGAAAAAAAAGCCTACATCGGGCTGCTGTTCGACGAGCGCGATCTGGAGGCGATGGCGCGCGTGCGGCGGGCCTTCGACCCGAGCTTCCGTTTCAACCCCGCGAAGCTGTTTCCGACCCCGGCGACCTGCGGCGAGGTGCGCCGGCAGCCCGCGACGATTCCGGCCGGCTTGTGGATTTGA
- a CDS encoding 2-hydroxy-3-oxopropionate reductase translates to MSDTTIGFVGLGIMGKPMARNLLRAGYPLVAHNRSRAPVEELVREGAQPADSAREVAQRCDTVITMLPDSPDVELAYAGEGGIFAGARSGMLLIDMSSISPVTARRLAAEAERRGIDMLDAPVSGGEAGAVGATLSIMIGGKPAAVERAMPIFRALGRNIVHVGEAGAGQVTKAANQMVVGTTIAIVAEALVLAAKAGVDPAKVRQALLGGFAQSKILEAHGQKMLERRFEPGFRIRLHEKDMKIALATGSEYGVPLMVSAQVAQMMTAMKSMGNGDLDHSALVRLVEELARTELTKV, encoded by the coding sequence GTGAGCGATACAACGATCGGCTTTGTCGGCCTCGGCATCATGGGAAAGCCGATGGCGCGAAATCTTCTCCGGGCGGGCTATCCCTTGGTCGCCCACAACCGCAGCCGCGCGCCCGTGGAAGAGCTCGTCCGCGAGGGGGCGCAGCCCGCGGACAGCGCGCGCGAGGTCGCCCAGAGGTGCGACACCGTGATCACGATGCTGCCGGATTCACCCGACGTCGAGCTGGCTTACGCCGGCGAAGGAGGAATATTCGCGGGCGCCCGCTCCGGGATGCTGCTGATCGACATGTCGAGCATCTCGCCCGTCACCGCACGTCGGCTCGCGGCCGAGGCGGAAAGGCGCGGCATCGACATGCTCGATGCTCCGGTCAGCGGCGGCGAAGCGGGTGCGGTCGGCGCCACGCTGTCGATCATGATCGGCGGCAAGCCGGCCGCGGTCGAGCGCGCGATGCCGATTTTTCGCGCGCTCGGCAGGAACATCGTTCACGTGGGCGAGGCCGGCGCGGGGCAGGTCACGAAGGCCGCCAATCAGATGGTGGTGGGGACCACGATCGCGATCGTGGCGGAAGCGCTCGTGCTCGCCGCCAAGGCGGGCGTCGACCCGGCCAAGGTCAGGCAGGCGTTGCTCGGCGGCTTCGCCCAGTCGAAGATCCTCGAGGCCCACGGCCAGAAGATGCTCGAGCGCAGGTTCGAGCCGGGTTTCCGCATCCGGCTCCACGAAAAGGACATGAAAATCGCGCTCGCGACGGGCTCGGAGTACGGGGTCCCGCTGATGGTATCCGCGCAGGTCGCTCAGATGATGACCGCGATGAAGTCGATGGGAAACGGCGACCTCGACCACTCCGCGCTCGTGCGGCTGGTCGAGGAGCTGGCGCGCACGGAGCTGACGAAGGTCTAG
- a CDS encoding heterodisulfide reductase-related iron-sulfur binding cluster: protein MDHPPQRAGVSAAADFAVPEIDRCVHCGLCLNQCPTYRALRVEADSPRGRIHLVRAAAEGRIEPGERFRRHLDLCLLCRACETACPSGVPYGRIAEHARSLLGVPGGWRGKIMHLAFTQLLPYPKRVRAMAHILRAYQRSGVQALARRALRGRLKELDALMPRLPGRFFKAPSRLPAAGARRARVAMLDGCVMPLLFSEVHEATVRVLQRNGCELVFPAAQTCCGALNLHNGETQAAKRMARRNIDAFLQAGVDAVVVNAAGCGAAMKEYGYLLRDDPAWAEKAARFSGLVKDAAELLAALGLRGPLGRLDVTVTYQDPCHLAHAQRIRAEPRRLLEAIPGLQLIEMEGADRCCGSAGIYNLIHSEMSRRLASEKCRAVAATGAAAVVAPNPGCMLQLGYATAKWGPAVAVYHLMDLLDRAYAAAEDARRL from the coding sequence ATGGATCACCCGCCACAGCGCGCCGGCGTATCGGCCGCCGCCGACTTCGCCGTTCCCGAGATCGACCGGTGCGTGCATTGCGGGCTTTGCCTGAACCAGTGCCCGACTTACCGGGCGTTGCGCGTCGAAGCGGATTCCCCTCGCGGCCGGATTCACCTCGTGCGGGCGGCAGCCGAGGGCCGGATCGAGCCCGGCGAGCGTTTCCGCCGCCATCTCGATCTCTGCCTGCTCTGCCGCGCCTGCGAAACCGCCTGCCCTTCGGGCGTGCCGTACGGACGGATCGCCGAGCACGCCCGTTCGCTGCTCGGCGTGCCGGGCGGCTGGCGGGGAAAAATCATGCACCTTGCGTTCACGCAGCTGCTTCCCTATCCGAAACGCGTGCGGGCCATGGCGCATATCCTTCGGGCTTACCAGCGAAGCGGCGTGCAGGCGCTTGCGCGGCGTGCTCTGCGCGGACGGTTGAAGGAGCTGGACGCGTTGATGCCGCGGCTGCCGGGCCGCTTCTTCAAGGCACCCTCGCGGCTGCCGGCGGCAGGAGCGCGCCGGGCGAGAGTGGCGATGCTCGACGGCTGCGTGATGCCGCTGCTGTTCAGCGAGGTCCACGAGGCGACGGTCCGGGTTCTGCAGCGGAACGGCTGCGAGCTGGTTTTCCCCGCCGCTCAGACGTGCTGCGGCGCGCTCAACTTGCACAACGGCGAGACGCAAGCGGCCAAAAGAATGGCGCGCCGGAACATCGACGCCTTCCTCCAGGCCGGAGTTGACGCCGTCGTCGTCAATGCGGCGGGTTGCGGCGCCGCCATGAAAGAGTACGGATACCTCTTGCGCGACGATCCCGCGTGGGCCGAAAAAGCCGCCCGGTTCAGCGGGCTGGTCAAAGACGCGGCTGAGCTTCTGGCGGCCCTGGGGCTGCGCGGCCCTCTCGGCCGGCTCGATGTGACCGTCACCTATCAGGACCCCTGCCACCTCGCACACGCCCAGCGCATCAGGGCCGAGCCTCGCCGGCTCCTTGAAGCGATCCCCGGCCTGCAACTGATCGAGATGGAGGGTGCCGATCGCTGCTGCGGCAGCGCCGGAATCTACAATCTCATTCACTCGGAGATGTCGCGCCGGCTGGCGAGCGAAAAATGCCGAGCCGTGGCGGCCACCGGGGCGGCCGCGGTGGTCGCCCCAAACCCCGGCTGCATGCTGCAGCTCGGCTACGCCACCGCCAAGTGGGGGCCGGCCGTGGCAGTCTACCATCTCATGGACCTTCTCGACCGCGCCTACGCCGCAGCGGAGGATGCCCGCCGACTATGA
- a CDS encoding ABC transporter substrate-binding protein, with translation MTVSLRVLYGYLEGLEGKFAREPSGHLSLETGLFRRHGLEVSWEHVQGTEERYRRVVRGEAEVSLVVGRAALRHFLASRATRLIGCAMNSCPYTLSVSREIESPAELRGRVLACREEIGRAAPVAEALRETAGLQLGTDVTLLLVESDRAACERLLEGRVDAALLPRPYGFFAAENGFRRLAEWPEIVDDPLPIALETTERLWRERSRDLSLFVAAEREGIAYLKNHPDQARSLLMRRFGHSPAVAAETVADYLIWLDENLRVDFQRLGKLVSQVVPHGRESAGRIAAEWVVPGALGA, from the coding sequence ATGACCGTGTCACTGAGAGTCCTGTACGGGTATCTCGAGGGCCTGGAAGGGAAGTTCGCGCGCGAGCCGTCGGGCCACCTTTCGCTCGAGACCGGCCTTTTCCGCCGCCACGGGCTCGAGGTGTCGTGGGAGCACGTTCAGGGGACCGAGGAGCGCTACCGCAGAGTCGTACGGGGGGAAGCGGAGGTCTCCCTGGTCGTAGGACGGGCGGCGCTGCGACATTTTCTCGCCTCGCGGGCAACCAGGCTCATCGGCTGCGCCATGAACAGCTGCCCTTACACCCTCAGCGTGTCGAGGGAAATCGAAAGCCCGGCCGAGCTCAGGGGCCGGGTCCTCGCCTGCCGGGAAGAGATCGGGCGCGCCGCGCCGGTGGCGGAGGCCCTTCGGGAGACCGCCGGGTTGCAGCTCGGTACGGACGTCACGCTCCTGCTCGTGGAAAGCGACCGGGCGGCCTGCGAGCGTTTGCTGGAGGGGCGTGTCGATGCGGCGCTCTTGCCGAGGCCCTACGGGTTTTTCGCCGCGGAAAACGGCTTTCGCCGGCTGGCGGAGTGGCCGGAGATCGTCGACGATCCGTTGCCGATCGCGCTCGAGACGACGGAAAGGCTCTGGCGGGAGCGCTCGCGCGATCTTTCTCTTTTCGTCGCGGCGGAGCGAGAGGGAATCGCTTACCTGAAAAATCATCCGGACCAGGCCCGCTCGCTGCTGATGCGGCGGTTCGGACATTCGCCGGCCGTCGCCGCCGAGACTGTCGCGGACTATCTCATCTGGCTCGACGAGAATCTCCGCGTCGATTTCCAGCGGCTCGGGAAGCTCGTCTCGCAGGTCGTCCCGCACGGCCGGGAGAGCGCCGGCCGGATCGCCGCCGAGTGGGTCGTTCCCGGCGCGCTCGGCGCCTGA